One genomic region from Yersinia canariae encodes:
- a CDS encoding NupC/NupG family nucleoside CNT transporter produces MSHILQFALALVVVAILALVICKDRKSIRIRFVIQLLVIEVLLAYFFLHSEVGLGFVKGFAGLFDKLLGFAATGTDFVFGNMGDKGLAFFFLRVLCPIVFISALIGILQYIKVLPVVIRIIGTLLSKINGMGKLESFNAVSSLILGQSENFIAYKDILGKMSEKRMYTMAATAMSTVSMSIVGAYMSMLDAKFVVAALVLNMFSTFIVLSLINPYKAEDEEELQLSNLHEGQSFFEMLGEYILAGFKVAIIVAAMLIGFIALIAAMNALFSLLFGISFQGILGYVFFPFAWVMGIPAHEALQVGGIMATKLVSNEFVAMMDLQKVASELSPRSVGILSVFLVSFANFSSIGIVAGAIKGLNEHQGNVVSRFGLKLLYGSTLVSVLSASIAGLVL; encoded by the coding sequence ATGTCCCATATTCTACAGTTTGCGTTGGCCTTAGTCGTGGTGGCCATATTAGCTCTAGTGATCTGTAAGGATCGTAAAAGCATCCGCATTCGGTTTGTTATTCAATTATTGGTTATTGAGGTATTGTTAGCGTACTTCTTCCTCCATTCGGAAGTTGGATTAGGTTTTGTGAAAGGATTCGCCGGCTTATTCGACAAATTGCTTGGATTCGCTGCAACCGGTACTGATTTTGTCTTCGGCAATATGGGTGATAAAGGTCTCGCGTTCTTCTTCCTAAGAGTGCTGTGCCCTATCGTCTTCATTTCTGCCCTGATTGGTATTCTGCAATACATTAAAGTTCTGCCCGTCGTTATTCGTATCATTGGTACTTTACTGTCCAAAATTAACGGCATGGGTAAGCTGGAATCATTCAACGCAGTCAGTTCATTGATTCTGGGCCAGTCTGAAAACTTCATCGCCTATAAAGATATTTTGGGCAAAATGTCTGAAAAACGCATGTACACCATGGCAGCAACTGCAATGTCGACAGTTTCCATGTCGATTGTGGGTGCTTATATGTCAATGCTGGACGCGAAATTTGTGGTCGCAGCACTGGTGCTTAACATGTTCAGTACCTTTATCGTGTTGTCGTTAATCAACCCGTATAAAGCAGAAGATGAAGAAGAGTTACAACTGAGCAATCTGCATGAAGGCCAAAGCTTCTTTGAAATGCTGGGTGAATACATCCTGGCAGGTTTCAAAGTCGCCATTATCGTTGCGGCAATGTTGATTGGTTTCATTGCATTGATTGCTGCGATGAATGCGCTGTTCAGCTTGCTGTTTGGTATTAGCTTCCAGGGTATTTTGGGTTATGTCTTCTTCCCATTTGCATGGGTGATGGGCATTCCTGCTCACGAAGCCTTGCAAGTTGGCGGCATCATGGCAACCAAACTGGTTTCTAACGAATTTGTGGCAATGATGGACTTGCAGAAAGTAGCATCTGAATTGTCACCGCGCAGTGTGGGTATTTTGTCTGTATTCCTGGTTTCATTCGCTAACTTCTCTTCTATCGGTATCGTAGCCGGTGCGATTAAAGGCCTGAATGAACATCAAGGTAATGTGGTTTCTCGTTTTGGTCTGAAACTGCTGTACGGCTCTACACTGGTCAGTGTGCTGTCCGCCTCCATCGCGGGCCTGGTACTCTAA
- a CDS encoding Nramp family divalent metal transporter, translating to MLNSRVVDTTSRTSRRIKLSLMGPAFIAAIGYIDPGNFATNIQAGASFGYTLLWVVVWANFMAMLIQLLSAKLGIATGKNLAEHIRDRFPRPAVWAYWVQAEIIAMATDLAEFIGAAIGFKLLLGVTLLEGAVLTGIATFLILMLQKRGQKPLELVIGGLLLFVAAAYIVELVFSRPEMAALGRGMLIPDLPNRDAVFLAAGVLGATIMPHVIYLHSSLTQTAGENSKADRYASTKLDVAIAMTIAGFVNLAMMATAAAAFHFNGYGSIAEIEQAYLTLQPLLGNAAATIFGLSLVAAGLSSTVVGTLAGQVVMQGFVRFYIPIWVRRSVTMLPSFIVILMGMDATRILVMSQVLLSFGIALALVPLLAFTGNKELMGDMVNSKLIQILGRLIVLVVIGLNAYLLISLL from the coding sequence ATGTTGAATAGCCGTGTTGTCGATACGACCTCCCGTACATCAAGGAGAATCAAACTCTCCCTGATGGGGCCTGCTTTTATCGCGGCTATCGGCTATATCGACCCCGGTAACTTCGCCACCAATATTCAGGCCGGCGCTTCATTTGGCTACACCTTATTATGGGTCGTAGTTTGGGCCAATTTTATGGCCATGCTTATCCAACTCCTTTCCGCCAAGCTCGGTATTGCCACCGGTAAAAACCTGGCTGAACATATCCGTGACCGCTTTCCTCGCCCTGCGGTATGGGCTTATTGGGTACAAGCCGAAATCATTGCAATGGCAACTGACTTGGCTGAGTTTATTGGGGCCGCGATTGGGTTCAAATTGCTATTGGGAGTGACGCTACTTGAGGGGGCGGTGCTAACCGGTATCGCGACTTTCCTTATTCTGATGCTGCAAAAACGCGGACAAAAACCACTAGAGTTGGTTATCGGTGGATTACTGCTGTTTGTCGCGGCGGCTTATATTGTGGAGCTTGTCTTCTCGCGCCCCGAAATGGCGGCATTAGGGAGAGGGATGCTCATCCCGGACCTGCCTAATCGGGATGCAGTATTTTTGGCCGCTGGGGTATTGGGCGCCACTATAATGCCGCACGTCATATACTTGCATTCATCATTAACGCAAACTGCCGGTGAAAATTCTAAAGCGGATCGTTATGCCTCGACCAAGTTAGATGTCGCTATTGCCATGACGATTGCTGGTTTCGTTAATCTGGCGATGATGGCGACCGCAGCGGCCGCTTTCCATTTCAACGGCTACGGCAGTATTGCTGAGATTGAGCAAGCTTATTTAACCTTACAACCACTGCTGGGTAATGCTGCGGCTACCATTTTTGGCCTGAGCTTAGTGGCTGCCGGGCTGTCATCCACTGTGGTTGGAACGCTAGCGGGTCAAGTGGTTATGCAGGGCTTTGTCCGGTTTTACATTCCTATTTGGGTGCGCCGTTCGGTGACCATGTTGCCTTCCTTTATTGTTATTTTGATGGGAATGGATGCGACACGGATATTGGTCATGAGCCAAGTATTGCTGAGTTTTGGTATTGCTTTGGCACTGGTGCCATTGCTGGCCTTTACGGGCAATAAAGAATTGATGGGAGATATGGTTAACTCAAAACTGATTCAGATTTTGGGGCGACTGATTGTACTGGTAGTGATTGGATTAAATGCTTATCTGCTAATTAGTCTGCTTTAA
- a CDS encoding DUF2502 domain-containing protein translates to MFKSTMLKLSVVRPRRIRPLLLITILAWFPLIPMANAESIELLPSVSLHIGEQDRSGNYWDGYDWRDRQWWQNHQGRDLGERNRHGHYWDGHRWQDRDWWKKNYYYREGRYWKYDKHYDKQGKKHHRGKSHHHHHDD, encoded by the coding sequence ATGTTTAAATCGACGATGTTAAAGCTCAGTGTCGTGAGACCGAGAAGAATAAGGCCCCTGTTGCTGATAACCATATTAGCCTGGTTCCCTCTTATTCCCATGGCTAATGCCGAGAGTATTGAGTTACTACCCAGTGTTTCTTTACACATTGGCGAACAAGATCGCAGTGGTAATTATTGGGATGGTTATGACTGGCGCGACCGTCAATGGTGGCAAAATCATCAAGGGCGCGACTTAGGCGAGCGAAATCGTCATGGTCATTACTGGGATGGACACCGTTGGCAAGACAGAGATTGGTGGAAAAAGAACTATTACTATCGCGAAGGACGCTATTGGAAATATGACAAGCATTATGACAAACAAGGTAAAAAACATCATCGAGGCAAAAGTCACCATCATCACCATGACGACTAA
- a CDS encoding aldo/keto reductase codes for MVYQAASSRYQEMEYHRCGRSGLMLPAISLGLWHNFGDSTLYENSRNLIRRAFDHGITHFDLANNYGPPPGSAELNFGRILHQDLRPYRDELIISSKAGYTMWPGPYGDWGSKKYLVASINQSLQRMGLDYVDIFYHHRPDPNTPLEETMAALDLLVRQGKALYIGLSNYPAAQMRQACEILAQLGTPCLIHQPKYSMFERWIEADLLDTLDEYGVGSVAFSPLAGGLLTDRYLAGIPLDSRAASDSKFLNPEQLSAEKLAKVRQLNQLALDRGQKLSQMSLAWVLRGGRVTSALIGASKTSQIDDAVGMLANTEFSDAEIKTIENILV; via the coding sequence ATGGTCTATCAGGCAGCGTCCTCCCGCTATCAGGAGATGGAATATCACCGTTGTGGCCGGAGTGGATTAATGCTCCCGGCAATATCTCTGGGCCTGTGGCATAACTTTGGCGATAGCACGCTATATGAAAATAGCCGTAATTTGATTCGTCGCGCTTTTGACCATGGTATTACCCATTTTGATTTAGCCAATAACTACGGCCCGCCGCCCGGTTCTGCCGAGCTGAACTTTGGCCGAATCTTGCATCAAGACCTGCGCCCTTATCGCGACGAACTGATTATTTCGTCCAAAGCGGGCTATACCATGTGGCCCGGCCCTTATGGGGATTGGGGTTCCAAGAAGTATCTGGTTGCCAGCATCAATCAAAGCCTGCAACGTATGGGCCTGGATTATGTTGATATTTTTTATCACCATCGCCCTGACCCTAATACTCCGTTGGAAGAAACCATGGCTGCGCTGGATTTGCTGGTGCGCCAGGGAAAAGCGCTGTATATCGGCCTGTCTAACTACCCAGCAGCACAAATGCGTCAGGCCTGTGAAATCCTCGCGCAACTCGGCACCCCTTGCCTGATTCATCAGCCCAAATACTCAATGTTTGAGCGCTGGATTGAAGCAGACTTGCTGGATACGCTGGATGAATATGGCGTAGGATCTGTTGCCTTCTCACCATTGGCGGGCGGTTTGTTGACAGACCGCTATTTAGCGGGCATCCCACTGGACTCTCGGGCGGCCAGTGACAGTAAATTCCTTAATCCTGAACAACTTTCAGCAGAAAAGCTGGCTAAAGTTCGCCAATTAAATCAACTGGCGCTGGATCGTGGGCAGAAATTGTCACAGATGTCTTTAGCCTGGGTGTTACGGGGTGGCCGAGTGACGTCAGCACTGATTGGGGCCAGTAAAACGAGCCAAATTGATGATGCCGTCGGGATGTTGGCCAATACCGAATTCAGCGATGCAGAAATAAAAACTATTGAAAACATATTAGTGTAA
- a CDS encoding alpha-keto acid decarboxylase family protein, with product MESNYKVADYLLDRLAQVGIRHLFGVPGDFNLHFLDHVISHPVIQWMGCANELNAAYAADGYARVMPAAALLTTVGVGELSAINGIAGSYAEYLPVIHIVGTPALSSQKAGQLIHHSLGDGDFGHFAHMAKEISCAQTSLTAENAVAEIDRLLVAALYQRRPVYLQLPSNIAEADVVTHSGILALSQPILSPSSLQAFIDDAREKLQSAHRVALLADFLADRFGARQSLNNWLTEVNLPHSTLLMGKGLLDESHPLFLGTYAGAASDIKVKEYIEEADVLVMVGVQFIDTITAGFSQHINQDNCIDIQPEQVRIGRKVFNQIPMVVAVQALHELCKVLQNEWQQPVITHPIREVVQHSLLSQQAFWHHIQQFLLPGDIVVTDQGTSCFGAAGLNLPAGCTFVAQSLWGSIGFSLPAAYGAQVAQPQRRVILLVGDGAAQLTVQELGSMLRDGLTPIIFLLNNQGYTVERAIHGPHQRYNDIAQWDWTHLPQALALGKQTFTRRVTRVDELQQVLLQMGNCQQLAFIEVVLPPMDAPELLVNVAKSLQARNAAI from the coding sequence ATGGAGAGTAACTATAAGGTAGCTGATTATTTATTAGATCGACTGGCACAAGTGGGTATCCGACATCTCTTCGGCGTTCCGGGTGATTTTAATCTTCACTTTTTAGACCATGTCATTAGCCACCCCGTCATTCAATGGATGGGATGTGCTAATGAGCTTAATGCCGCTTATGCCGCGGATGGCTATGCCCGAGTCATGCCCGCTGCGGCATTGCTCACCACTGTTGGTGTTGGCGAATTAAGTGCTATCAATGGTATTGCTGGCAGTTATGCTGAATATCTTCCCGTCATTCATATTGTAGGTACTCCGGCATTATCTTCGCAAAAGGCTGGTCAGTTGATCCACCACTCATTAGGTGATGGAGATTTTGGACATTTTGCTCACATGGCGAAAGAAATTAGCTGCGCACAAACCAGTTTAACGGCTGAAAATGCAGTAGCTGAAATTGACCGCTTGCTGGTGGCTGCGCTATATCAGCGACGCCCGGTTTATCTCCAACTCCCCAGCAATATTGCAGAAGCCGATGTGGTAACGCACTCGGGAATTTTAGCGCTCTCCCAACCAATTTTATCCCCATCCTCTTTGCAGGCGTTTATTGATGATGCCCGTGAAAAATTGCAGTCAGCACACCGCGTGGCGCTATTAGCCGATTTTTTGGCCGACCGATTTGGTGCCCGCCAATCGCTCAATAACTGGCTGACAGAAGTGAATCTGCCGCATTCAACATTGCTGATGGGCAAAGGGCTGTTGGATGAGTCTCATCCTTTGTTTCTTGGGACTTATGCCGGTGCGGCCAGTGATATCAAAGTCAAAGAATATATTGAAGAAGCTGATGTTTTAGTGATGGTTGGGGTGCAATTTATCGATACCATTACTGCCGGATTTAGCCAGCATATTAATCAAGATAATTGTATTGATATCCAGCCGGAACAAGTGCGTATCGGGCGCAAGGTTTTCAACCAAATCCCGATGGTAGTCGCGGTACAGGCATTACATGAATTGTGTAAGGTTTTACAAAATGAATGGCAACAGCCAGTTATCACTCATCCCATCAGGGAAGTTGTGCAACATAGTTTGCTTAGCCAACAGGCATTTTGGCATCACATCCAGCAGTTTTTATTGCCCGGTGATATCGTGGTTACGGATCAAGGGACTTCCTGTTTTGGTGCTGCAGGTTTGAATTTACCGGCCGGATGCACGTTTGTCGCTCAATCATTATGGGGATCAATTGGTTTTAGTTTGCCGGCGGCTTATGGCGCGCAGGTAGCGCAACCTCAGCGGCGAGTGATATTACTGGTCGGCGACGGAGCAGCTCAATTGACAGTCCAAGAGTTGGGGTCGATGTTACGCGACGGATTAACTCCTATTATATTTTTACTGAATAATCAAGGATATACTGTTGAGCGGGCTATTCATGGGCCACATCAACGTTATAACGATATTGCTCAGTGGGATTGGACGCACTTACCGCAGGCATTGGCTTTGGGTAAACAAACCTTTACACGTCGTGTCACGCGGGTAGATGAACTGCAACAGGTATTGCTACAAATGGGCAATTGCCAACAGTTGGCATTTATCGAGGTGGTCTTGCCACCAATGGATGCCCCTGAATTATTGGTCAATGTCGCCAAATCTCTTCAGGCCCGTAATGCCGCAATCTGA
- a CDS encoding LysR family transcriptional regulator, with protein MHYSPEALIAFVEAAALGSFSAAARKLRKSQSTISTAIANLEADLGLTLFDRQARLPVLTDHGRRALSHVQEILAASERLDNLSIRLAGQVETRLTFVLSDTYQPTHHESLLRRFEQRYPDIEFECLIAEDDDVIDLLQLRRAHIGVVEVQHHYPPDIAASRLSAQTEMAIFVRSDHPLTQLPHVHQEQLATTRQLRLNTYNRTERNQSQGLMWSAPSYLMLLEMAEQGFGWAILPRWLVEQYSREKLVSLVVVGWPKMISIDAVWSKKNPPGPAGYWLLDQLTGNINSNQ; from the coding sequence ATGCATTATTCTCCCGAAGCCCTGATAGCATTTGTCGAAGCCGCAGCACTTGGTTCTTTCTCCGCTGCGGCCCGTAAGCTGCGCAAAAGCCAGTCGACCATCAGCACAGCTATTGCCAATCTGGAAGCAGATTTGGGTTTGACATTATTTGACCGCCAAGCTCGGCTGCCCGTGTTAACTGACCATGGACGCCGCGCACTTTCTCATGTGCAGGAAATTCTGGCCGCCAGTGAACGGCTGGATAATCTATCAATCCGTTTGGCGGGCCAAGTTGAAACCCGGCTGACTTTTGTATTGTCTGATACCTATCAACCCACCCATCATGAAAGTCTGCTGCGCCGCTTTGAGCAGCGCTATCCTGATATCGAATTTGAGTGTTTGATTGCCGAAGATGACGATGTCATAGATTTGCTGCAACTGCGGCGGGCGCATATTGGGGTAGTGGAAGTTCAGCATCACTACCCGCCGGATATTGCTGCAAGCCGGTTATCTGCTCAAACTGAAATGGCGATATTTGTCAGATCTGACCATCCCCTGACACAATTGCCACACGTCCATCAGGAACAATTAGCAACAACCCGACAACTTCGCCTGAATACCTATAACCGTACCGAGCGCAATCAGTCACAAGGGCTGATGTGGTCAGCGCCCAGCTATTTGATGTTGCTGGAAATGGCGGAGCAAGGCTTCGGTTGGGCTATTCTGCCGCGTTGGCTGGTTGAGCAATATAGCCGAGAAAAACTGGTGTCTTTAGTGGTCGTTGGTTGGCCAAAAATGATCTCAATTGATGCTGTTTGGTCGAAGAAAAACCCACCGGGGCCGGCGGGTTATTGGCTGTTGGATCAGTTGACCGGTAATATAAATAGCAATCAGTGA
- a CDS encoding multidrug/biocide efflux PACE transporter, which yields MQVHRKSLFERVIHAIGFEVIAVAICAPVGAWLLDRSLLQMGALSVLLSSVAMLWNIIYNSLFDYFWPVSRVAKTLRVRAFHALGFEGGFILIGLPIAAFALGISLLQAFMLEIGFFLFFLPYTMFYNWAYDSLRARIIRSRQSEILTPAVNKGRGSN from the coding sequence ATGCAAGTTCATCGCAAATCTTTATTTGAGCGCGTTATCCATGCTATTGGTTTTGAAGTGATTGCCGTCGCAATTTGCGCGCCAGTCGGGGCATGGTTACTCGATCGCTCCTTATTGCAAATGGGAGCATTGTCCGTTCTTCTCTCTTCAGTGGCGATGCTGTGGAATATTATTTACAACAGTCTATTCGACTACTTCTGGCCAGTGAGCCGGGTGGCCAAGACTCTACGTGTGCGGGCATTCCACGCGTTAGGTTTTGAAGGTGGATTTATCCTGATTGGTTTGCCGATTGCGGCCTTTGCATTGGGGATATCACTGCTACAGGCATTTATGTTGGAGATTGGTTTCTTCTTGTTCTTCTTGCCTTACACCATGTTTTATAACTGGGCCTATGACAGTTTACGGGCGCGAATTATCCGCTCACGTCAGTCAGAAATATTGACGCCAGCAGTAAATAAAGGCCGTGGCTCAAATTGA
- the glk gene encoding glucokinase has product MTSYALVGDVGGTNARLALCAVATGEISQAKTYSGLDYDSLEAVIKQYLSEHKVTVEHACIAIACPITGDWVAMTNHTWAFSIAAMQQNLGLQYLEIINDFTAVSMAIPMLSAQDVLQFGGTSPQPGKPIAVYGAGTGLGVAHLVNVDSRWISLPGEGGHVDFAPNSEEEDRILAVLRQELGHVSAERVLSGPGLLNLYRAIVISDGRLPENLAPKDVTERALADSCTDCRRALSLFCVIMGRFGGNLALNLSTFGGVYIAGGIVPRFMEFFRASGFRGAFEDKGRFKDFLQDIPVYMITHQQPGLLGAGAYLRQKLGHTLHP; this is encoded by the coding sequence ATGACAAGCTATGCCCTGGTGGGTGACGTTGGCGGCACTAATGCCCGTTTGGCGCTTTGCGCTGTGGCGACGGGCGAAATATCACAAGCAAAAACATATTCAGGGTTGGATTACGACAGTCTGGAAGCTGTCATTAAGCAATATTTATCAGAGCATAAGGTTACTGTAGAGCACGCCTGTATTGCGATTGCTTGTCCGATTACGGGTGATTGGGTCGCCATGACTAATCATACATGGGCATTTTCTATTGCCGCAATGCAGCAGAATCTGGGGTTGCAGTACTTAGAAATCATTAATGATTTCACGGCTGTATCAATGGCTATCCCGATGTTGTCCGCGCAAGATGTACTGCAATTTGGCGGCACATCGCCGCAGCCAGGTAAGCCGATTGCGGTCTATGGTGCAGGAACTGGCTTGGGTGTGGCGCATTTAGTCAATGTGGATAGCCGTTGGATAAGCTTGCCGGGTGAGGGCGGGCATGTGGATTTTGCCCCCAATAGTGAAGAAGAAGACCGGATTCTGGCAGTATTACGTCAGGAACTGGGCCACGTATCCGCTGAGCGAGTGCTTTCTGGGCCGGGGCTGCTTAATTTATATCGGGCCATTGTGATTTCTGATGGGCGACTGCCTGAGAACTTGGCCCCGAAAGATGTGACTGAGCGAGCTTTGGCAGACAGTTGCACAGATTGTCGCCGCGCATTATCACTGTTTTGTGTGATTATGGGGCGCTTTGGTGGCAATCTGGCCTTGAATCTCAGCACTTTTGGTGGTGTATATATCGCCGGCGGTATCGTGCCCCGCTTTATGGAATTCTTTAGAGCATCTGGTTTTCGCGGTGCTTTTGAAGATAAAGGCCGCTTCAAAGATTTCTTACAGGACATTCCGGTCTACATGATTACTCATCAGCAGCCCGGTTTGCTGGGCGCGGGGGCTTATCTACGTCAGAAGTTAGGGCATACCTTGCATCCTTGA
- a CDS encoding L-lactate MFS transporter has protein sequence MSSKPVNRWLIVVGTIIVQMGLGTIYTWSLFNQPLGEKFSWSLGAVATTFSITSFSLAIATLFAGRLQERIGIRKLTLISGIILGLGLIASSFATSLGMIYLLAGIVVGFADGTAYITTLSNLIKWFPERKGLISGVSVGAFGTGSLLFKYVNASLIANQGVSLAFFYWGIIVMVLVGAGSFLLREKIVAPQAATNLQSPPANRDFSVKEMLAVKESYFLFIIFFTACMSGLYLIGIVKDLGVQLAGMDLATAANTVSAIAIFNTAGRIILGALSDKVGRLRVISFTLLVTTLAVSVLSFVPLTHALFFLCVGAIAFCFGGNITVFPAIVGDFFGLKNHSKNYGIIYQGFGLGALAGSFIAARLGGYHATFIVIAVLSVLSLLLTLIIKPPKGATAEVENTATAPSRVAASSHA, from the coding sequence ATGAGCAGTAAACCGGTAAATCGTTGGCTAATTGTTGTTGGTACCATCATTGTCCAGATGGGTTTAGGCACTATCTATACATGGAGCTTATTTAATCAGCCGCTAGGAGAAAAATTCAGTTGGTCACTGGGGGCTGTTGCCACCACTTTCTCTATCACTAGTTTTTCTCTGGCTATCGCCACTTTGTTTGCTGGCCGTCTGCAAGAGCGCATTGGTATCCGTAAACTGACGCTGATTTCCGGTATTATTCTCGGCTTGGGCTTAATAGCCAGCTCCTTTGCCACCTCACTCGGGATGATTTATCTGCTAGCGGGTATTGTGGTGGGTTTTGCCGATGGCACCGCTTACATCACTACTTTGTCGAATCTGATTAAATGGTTTCCAGAGCGCAAAGGATTGATTTCTGGGGTTTCTGTCGGAGCATTTGGCACCGGTAGCCTGTTGTTCAAATACGTGAATGCCAGTTTGATTGCTAACCAAGGCGTCTCGCTGGCTTTCTTCTATTGGGGCATTATCGTGATGGTATTAGTCGGGGCCGGATCTTTCCTGTTGCGGGAGAAAATTGTCGCACCGCAAGCCGCCACCAACCTGCAATCTCCACCTGCGAATCGTGATTTCAGTGTCAAAGAGATGCTGGCGGTCAAAGAGTCTTACTTCCTGTTTATTATCTTCTTCACCGCCTGTATGAGTGGCTTATATCTGATTGGTATTGTGAAAGATTTGGGGGTGCAACTGGCGGGGATGGATTTAGCTACCGCAGCTAATACCGTGTCAGCCATCGCCATTTTCAACACCGCCGGCCGTATCATTTTGGGAGCACTATCGGATAAAGTTGGCCGCCTACGGGTTATCAGCTTTACCTTGCTGGTGACGACCTTAGCGGTATCGGTGCTGAGTTTTGTCCCACTGACGCACGCCCTGTTCTTCTTGTGTGTCGGTGCAATTGCTTTTTGTTTCGGCGGCAACATCACCGTGTTCCCGGCCATTGTTGGCGACTTCTTCGGCCTGAAAAATCACAGCAAAAACTACGGGATTATCTATCAAGGGTTTGGTTTGGGCGCACTGGCGGGGTCATTTATTGCGGCGCGACTAGGCGGATACCACGCGACCTTTATTGTTATCGCGGTGCTGTCCGTGCTTTCACTGCTGTTAACCCTAATAATCAAGCCGCCAAAAGGTGCCACTGCCGAAGTCGAAAACACAGCAACCGCCCCATCAAGGGTGGCGGCCAGCAGCCATGCATAA
- a CDS encoding LytR/AlgR family response regulator transcription factor, with amino-acid sequence MKAIIVEDEFLAQEELSYLIRQHSNITIEATFEDGLDVLKYLQNHQVDAIFLDINIPSLDGVLLAQNISKFAHKPYIIFITAYKEHAVEAFEIEAFDYILKPYHESRIVTMLQKLEALHKRNRQNKEQTNSPSHRSAAHTINLMKDERIIVTDINDIYYAAAQEKVTLVYTRREEFIMPMNITEFCSRLPEEYFFRCHRSYCVNLAKIREIVPWFNNTYILRLSDLDFEVPVSRSKIKEFRQLMRL; translated from the coding sequence GTGAAAGCAATTATTGTCGAAGATGAGTTTCTGGCTCAGGAAGAATTAAGCTACCTAATCCGCCAGCACAGTAATATAACTATCGAAGCAACCTTTGAAGATGGGCTGGATGTGCTTAAATATCTGCAAAACCATCAAGTTGATGCCATTTTCCTCGATATTAATATTCCGTCATTAGATGGCGTTTTACTGGCACAAAATATCAGCAAATTTGCTCATAAACCTTACATTATCTTTATTACTGCTTATAAAGAGCATGCGGTAGAGGCCTTTGAAATTGAAGCTTTTGACTATATTTTAAAGCCTTACCACGAATCACGTATTGTCACCATGTTGCAAAAGCTGGAAGCCCTGCATAAACGTAATCGCCAAAATAAAGAACAAACTAACAGCCCCAGCCATCGATCTGCGGCTCATACCATCAATCTGATGAAAGATGAGCGCATCATCGTCACAGATATCAATGATATTTATTATGCTGCGGCGCAGGAAAAGGTCACGCTGGTTTACACGCGACGTGAAGAGTTCATCATGCCGATGAATATCACTGAGTTTTGTAGTCGCCTGCCTGAAGAGTACTTTTTCCGCTGCCACCGCTCTTATTGTGTGAATTTAGCCAAAATCCGTGAAATCGTGCCCTGGTTTAACAACACTTATATCCTGCGACTCAGTGATTTGGACTTTGAAGTCCCTGTGAGCCGCAGCAAGATAAAAGAATTTAGGCAACTGATGCGCCTTTAA